A stretch of DNA from Kangiella sediminilitoris:
ATTGAACCATCCTCAAACGAATATCAGTCAATGAAATACTACCTTAAAGATCTCTCCCAAAGACAGATTCCAGCTTGGGAACCCCTGGCTTTAAAACCTTCAATCAAGCCAGCGATGGTTGACTCAAGATTAAGTCCTATTATCGAGCGACTGGTGTTTTGGCAAGACGTGTCTCCTGACTGGTTAGAAAAGGCGCCGTTTGGTTTGGTGTATGAAGGGGAGTTAATCAAGGCCGTTGAACGATTTCAGTTGCGTCACGGGTTAGAAGTGGACGGCGTAATCGGAAAGAAAACCATCGCAGCCTTAAATATAACCCCCCAGGAGAGAGTTAAGCAGTTAGCAGCGAACCTGGAAAGAATCCGGTGGTATGGAGCGGAACAATATGAAAGATTAATTAAAGTAAACATTCCAAGCTATGAATTGTGGGCGCTTGAGGGTGGCGAATTACATTTGAGGAAAGCGGTTATCGTTGGTGAAGTAGAGCGACCAACACCAATTTTCGAGGATAAAATCCAATACCTGGTGTTAAATCCTACATGGGTCGTTCCCTGGGAGCTAGCAAGAAAAGATAAATTACCACTGATTCAGGAAAACCCCAGGTACCTGCTCGATAATCAGTTCAGCGTATACTTACAGGACTTCAAAATTAATGATCCAAATGATATCGATTGGAGAAAAGTCACAAAAAACGAATTTCCTTATCGTTTAGTACAGGCGGCGGGGGCTCATAATGCTTTAGGACAAGTCAAATTTATGTTCCCTAATCCGTATGAGGTGTATTTGCATGACACACCTGCTAAGTCATTGTTTAATAATGATTTAAGAGCATTTAGCTCGGGTTGTATCAGGGTGCAGGATCCGATGGATCTGGTGTGGTGGATACTTAGAGCCGATGGATTGAATGATATCGATATAAAAAAACAATTGAACAAAAAATATACAAATACGGTATATTTAGCATCCGCGGTGCCCATACGACTGGAGTATCGGACTGCCTACTTGGGGCAGGATAACACGATTCAGTTTCGTGCTGATATTTATCAGCGTGATAAGAAGCTGTATGAAGCATTGCAACAACCTGTGGCAAGTACTCACTTGCATTAATTTTCAAAGGATTTATATCAAAGGGTCAACAGGATGGTCCAGGGCATTATTTTGTTTTTAATATTTGTTCACTGTATACAGTGAAGGAGCTTTTACGACCGATGACTAAACTGAATGACTTATATAAGGGGCGAACGACCTTGGCTTTACTGATGATAGTTGCCATCTGGGTCTTATCTCCAAAACAAGCGCATGCAGTGACCCAAACTAAGGACTATCAAAGTGGTAAAGCATCTTTTGATCTGAACGTAAATAATAAAAACATTCCTTATGAATTATTTTTCCAAACAATAATGCCCGGGCAAACGCTACAAATGAGCTCAAATAGAAAAGAGCTTGTAAGTCGTGTTGAGCTAGGAAAGGGATGGCAAGACCTGAATTGGCGGAACGGAC
This window harbors:
- a CDS encoding L,D-transpeptidase family protein, encoding MRYRLIHGITIRHLLPVVAIVSAVCVSSHKVLAQAPPSPLKANTINNAGSFSYQKVNKPINQSLRNHSERERLLELNASLNNLDETYHLYSEKDFDMLWAPVYRQGNPVQELVAYLKDIHTQGLSAQDYHLQMLDERCLIPDTKVVEDCDILQTDAIIGLTHDLQSGKINPNKLFEKTEVIKSERDFLLSIERALIAPTLKSYFESIEPSSNEYQSMKYYLKDLSQRQIPAWEPLALKPSIKPAMVDSRLSPIIERLVFWQDVSPDWLEKAPFGLVYEGELIKAVERFQLRHGLEVDGVIGKKTIAALNITPQERVKQLAANLERIRWYGAEQYERLIKVNIPSYELWALEGGELHLRKAVIVGEVERPTPIFEDKIQYLVLNPTWVVPWELARKDKLPLIQENPRYLLDNQFSVYLQDFKINDPNDIDWRKVTKNEFPYRLVQAAGAHNALGQVKFMFPNPYEVYLHDTPAKSLFNNDLRAFSSGCIRVQDPMDLVWWILRADGLNDIDIKKQLNKKYTNTVYLASAVPIRLEYRTAYLGQDNTIQFRADIYQRDKKLYEALQQPVASTHLH